Proteins from one Xenopus tropicalis strain Nigerian chromosome 1, UCB_Xtro_10.0, whole genome shotgun sequence genomic window:
- the LOC100497492 gene encoding serine protease 57 yields MMMHLVLLTAALFSLPSSETYRIVGGHEAKPHSRPYMVSLQRQDKSHFCGGTLIHPKWVLTAAHCQEGWSMDLTRVVLGAHWLYWSDRPVQVFRTLKFVQHPQFNPQTFQSDLLLLKLNDSVHFSPAVRTIPLPAPNTDVIPGTACSVAGWGLTSDSGTRPFALMEADVDVISRMSCNKTWLGGIDESMLCTATPGAPFKGFCDGDSGGPLVCGDRVEGVVSFSGSYCGDPHTPDVYTRVTSFLDWIQETISEF; encoded by the exons ATGATGATGCATCTGGTTCTTCTGACTGCAGCACTGTTCAGTCTACCATCCTCAG AGACATATCGCATTGTAGGGGGGCATGAAGCTAAGCCCCATTCCAGGCCCTACATGGTGTCACTGCAGAGACAGGATAAATCTCATTTCTGCGGAGGAACACTTATCCATCCCAAGTGGGTCCTTACAGCAGCACACTGCCAGGAAGGCTG GTCAATGGATTTAACACGAGTAGTTCTTGGCGCGCATTGGCTGTATTGGTCAGACAGACCAGTCCAGGTGTTCAGAACACTTAAATTCGTACAGCATCCACAATTCAACCCCCAAACCTTCCAAAGTGATTTACTTTTGCTTAAG TTAAATGATTCTGTCCATTTCTCACCTGCTGTAAGAACAATTCCGCTGCCCGCTCCCAATACAGATGTAATTCCTGGGACTGCCTGTTCAGTGGCTGGGTGGGGATTAACTTCTGATTCCGGGACTAGACCCTTTGCTTTAATGGAGGCAGATGTAGATGTCATTAGTCGAATGTCCTGTAATAAAACCTGGCTAGGGGGAATTGATGAATCTATGCTATGTACAGCCACTCCTGGGGCACCATTCAAAGGCTTCTGCGAT GGTGACTCTGGAGGGCCACTTGTATGTGGGGATCGTGTGGAAGGTGTTGTATCTTTTTCTGGCAGCTATTGTGGGGATCCACACACACCAGATGTGTACACACGTGTTACATCCTTCCTTGACTGGATTCAAGAAACAATTTCAGAATTTTGA